The genome window GGCGCTGGTCGGGCCGCGGCCGCCGCTGCTCGAGGAGGTCGAGGCGTACCACGACTCCGTGCACCGGCGGCTGCACGTCAAGCCCGGCCTCACCGGTCTGTGGCAGGTCAGCGGCCGCTCGGACCTGGACTGGGAGGAGTCCGTGCGGCTCGACCTGCGGTACGTCGACAACTGGTCGGTGTCGATGGACCTGCTGATCCTCTGGAAGACGGGTCGTGCGGTCCTCAGCGGTGCCGGGGCCTACTGACCGACCTGGACGTGCACGACCAGCAGTGCGGCGCGACGGCGGGCCGCTCCCCCCGTGAGCGCTAGTGCAAGGAGCAGCTGATGAGCAACCTGACGATCGTCGGGTACGTCCCGGGCGGTTTCGACATGCTGCACATCGGGCACCTGAACATCCTGCGGGCGGCGCGAGAGCGCTGCGACCGGCTCGTCGTCGGCGTGGCCGTCGACGAGTCGCTCGTCGCGATGAAGGGCCGTCCGCCGGTGATCCCGCACGAGGAGCGCATGGAGCTCGTGGCGAGCCTGCGGTTCGTCGACGAGGTCGTGCCCGACCACGCCCAGGACAAGCGCGTCGCCTGGCGCGCGCACCCGTTCGACGTGCTGTTCAAGGGTGACGACTGGGCGGGGAGCGAGAAGGGCGAGCGGCTGGAGCGCGAGATGGCCGAGGTCGGCGCGCGCGTCGTGTACCTGCCGTACACGCCGTCCACGTCGTCGACGATGCTCCGGGAGTTCCTCGTGTCGGGTGCGGCGCGCGAGGGTGCGGCGTGAGCACCGTCGGGACGGCCGCTCGCCGCCTGTCGATCGCGATGGTCGGGACGCGAGGCGTCCCGGCGCGCTACGGCGGCTTCGAGACGGCCGTCGAGGAGGTCGGCCGCCGGCTCGCCGACGCGGGTCACCGGGTGCGGGTCTACTGCCGTTCGGGCAACTCCGACCTGTCGTCGTACGCGGGGATGGAGCTCGTCACGCTGCCGGCGCTGCGCCGGCGGTCCCTCGAGACGCTGAGCCACACGGGCGCGTCCGTGACGCACCTGCTGGGTCGCCGGACGGACGTGGCGTTCGTCTTCAACGCCGCCAACGCGCCGTACCTCCCGCTGCTGCGCCTCGCGCAGATCCCCGTCGCCACGCACGTCGACGGGCTCGAGTGGCAGCGGGCCAAGTGGGGCGGAGCGGGCCGCCGGTACTACCGCGCGGCCGAGACGGCGGCCGTGCGCTGGTCCGACGCGCTGATCGCCGACGCCGTCGGGATCGCCGACTACTACCGCGCGGAGTACGACGTGCCCACGACGCTGCTGACCTACGGGGCGCCCGTCCTGGCCGAGCCCGGGCACGACGCCCTCGCCGACGTCGGCCTCGAGCGGGGCGGCTACCACCTGGTGGTCGCCCGCTTCGAGCCGGAGAACCACGTCGACCTGTGGGTCGAGGGCTACGTCCGCAGCCGGGCGCGCCGGCCGCTCGTGGTGGTGGGGTCCGCGCCGTACGCGGACGCGTACACCGCGCGCGTGCACGCGGCGGCGCAGGGGGACCCGCGCGTGCGGTTCCTCGGCGGGGTGTGGGACCAGCGCCTGCTCGACCAGCTCTACGCCAACAGCCTCACCTACCTGCACGGGCACTCGGTCGGCGGCACCAACCCCTCGCTGCTGCGCGCGATCGGCGCCGGCGCGGCGACGGTGGCCTACGACGTCTCGTTCAACCGCGAGGTCGTGGGGGACGAGGGCGTCTACGTGCGCGAACCCGGTGAGGTCGCGCGGGCGCTGGACGACGCGGAGGCCGACGAGCCGGCGACGCGGGTGCGCGGGGCG of Cellulomonas dongxiuzhuiae contains these proteins:
- a CDS encoding DUF1972 domain-containing protein, with protein sequence MVGTRGVPARYGGFETAVEEVGRRLADAGHRVRVYCRSGNSDLSSYAGMELVTLPALRRRSLETLSHTGASVTHLLGRRTDVAFVFNAANAPYLPLLRLAQIPVATHVDGLEWQRAKWGGAGRRYYRAAETAAVRWSDALIADAVGIADYYRAEYDVPTTLLTYGAPVLAEPGHDALADVGLERGGYHLVVARFEPENHVDLWVEGYVRSRARRPLVVVGSAPYADAYTARVHAAAQGDPRVRFLGGVWDQRLLDQLYANSLTYLHGHSVGGTNPSLLRAIGAGAATVAYDVSFNREVVGDEGVYVREPGEVARALDDAEADEPATRVRGALLRERARAYDWDEVAAGYERLAVALAEGRAPGPHRGASRRGADAVPVREAEVVP
- a CDS encoding adenylyltransferase/cytidyltransferase family protein, whose protein sequence is MSNLTIVGYVPGGFDMLHIGHLNILRAARERCDRLVVGVAVDESLVAMKGRPPVIPHEERMELVASLRFVDEVVPDHAQDKRVAWRAHPFDVLFKGDDWAGSEKGERLEREMAEVGARVVYLPYTPSTSSTMLREFLVSGAAREGAA